In Amphiprion ocellaris isolate individual 3 ecotype Okinawa chromosome 5, ASM2253959v1, whole genome shotgun sequence, the genomic stretch TGGAGATGTTTTATCTTAATGTGGAGGCAGTAAACACACATCGAGACCGGCCTCTTGTAAGTTGCACCAAACAGAGCTGAATATatcacatttctgcataaatgTGCATTCAGCATTGTTGAATTAGAACTTTTTATTGTGATCATATGTGCAGAATATGTCTTTGTTATTTACTTTCACTAAATTAGTCAGTGAaggtcaaagtcaaagtcaaacagactgttgtttgttgtgtctTGGTTCAGTAGAATTGCAGTGCAATCACACTTTATCCCCTATCTGTGAGGCTTTGCTTCCTTAACTCCTTTCTGTTACTCCCCTTTGTATGTTTAACCTTAATTAATTAGCCTGGCTTGAGCTGTGAGGCTCTGACTGTAAAGTGagacattatttttgttatatttcacCTTGATTGAAGCTATGGCTGAGCATGCTACCTTGCTTGGCTGAACCAATCATTACCATTACTCTGGTTCTATCCTGATATTCAGATTATGTATACTGTGTATTTGAGCTGTAAGTCCCATTTTGAaatctgcctttttttaaacacgGTTTACTGTCTTGATGGAAGcaggtgtctgtctgtcctATGTCATCAGGGCTGTACTGTCACTGTTGgttaatgttttgtgttgtgtagtagaataatacaaatggaaacagcttttttttccttgctaAAAAAGCTTCAGTTTTCTTACTTGCTGCTGTGGATCAATGTGGAGAGGACAGCTGCTTTACTTGGCTGTCTCTCATCAGGTGTCCCCTGATGTTGAGTGTTCCCAGACCTTTTTCCTTAACACCTGCGGTATTTCATCTTCTACCAGGGTAAAATCCCGAAGGACTCTGCTATCATACATCGCCGGAATAGTTACACCCCCTTGTCCAGTCACGACCAGGTCAAGCGGCCCAGGCTCTACAGTGCAGGCAACCAGCCCTGGCTACCGCTTGCCCCCACCCCATCGGCTCTGATGCCAGAGGGACGGCAAAGCCAAGTTAGTGATAGACTCACAGGCTTTCCCTCTAAATCTGTCACCGTCAGCTGTAATCAGTCACCTCCCACCGTAGCTGTAACCCTGTGTTTGGCATTCCTTTGCCTCATTTCAGGATCCTCTCGATGATTTAATCTCTGTGTTGCAACTGACTTACATGAAATCCACCCTTCCATCTATCTCTCTCTTTCAGGGCATATTTTGAGACTTGaatgttgtttctttctctaTACGTTGTCTTGCATGACCTCTGCATCACTACCGGGCTGTGTCCAGCTTGAATATGCAGAACAGCATGCCTACTCTTTGCTGAGAGAAGCTCCTTTTGGAGTTAATTggacacaaaagacacacaaacatcagagatatatatgtacagtactTTATTACAAATGATCATGTACACATATAATAAACCAGAAAACACCAGGTGAAACTTTGTCTCAGTGTAACATAATACAGCAATTCCCGTTGTTAAGGTGGTAAAAGACATATTAACCActtcagagagagaaaatgtggacattttaaaatgcatattcATATTTGTAagtgttgtgtatttgttggCCTTGCATTGTCTGTACAGTGCCTCAGTCCTACTCCACATTTCTATCtatctttctctttctccactTTCTCCAAACTTGTCCTACAGACTCGGATAGGAAGCGGTTGTCTGTGAGTATTTGGGAGACTTAGTACATGTAGcaaatctttcattttctttcccaCATTTCAACTCATGTCACTGTAACTCATGTCAATATATGCTGTCACAGTGgtgcgtttttttgttttttttttatggttttcagtctttcagtTTCTCTAACCGTTAATTACCTTtgcacagtgaaacttcttatCAACTTTGTTTTATCTCAGCCACCTTATCAGGAGCACTATCATTTATTGAATGTTTAGGACTTAATTAAATGGCCTCGATAATGAAAATTATTTCAATAAAACTCTTTGATGATAGTACTGCAgacatttacagatattttaaactAAAGttgaaataattacaaaaatgtgcTATTTAGTCTACATACATTAACCATATGTTGTATGAATACTATGTTGTGTAGATCTAAGCTGGTTAGGCCAGTGTACAAGATTATAATTTGGAGCCAATCATATAGAAGATCAGAATGTGATTTATACTTAATCACTTACTGAAAACATGCTAATGTGGGTGTTTTACCTTCACTTCAGATAATGGcctaattttttttagtttaaaccTGAGAGTCCTGTGCTGTCAGGGAAGCTATTAGTTTCCTCAAACAGGATTTGGTGCTGCCGGGAATTGAGTTGTGAATGTcagtgacattttcttttttcttgaagGAGTCCCTGTGTGAAGGAATCGACTTTGACAGCCCAGACGAAACTAGTGGCTGTGTCCGCTTCTGAGTGAAGATGAGATCCTCATGGCATAGTGTGGGGAACTTCTGGGTTCAACCATGAAACAAAAGTTAGAAGTACACGTTTTGTTCAATCAAAGGACAGTTTCTTTTCAAGTGGGGTCACTTATGCCCGAGATAACACGTTCCTATTTATCTCAAGCTCTGTCTCTTCTCTGCATGCTGAGGCTTTGAACTGGAAGCCTTATCATTAGTATCATAAATACTTCTGCATGTGCGCCAAACAAAATCAGTCAGCCAACAGAAGATATTGTATTACAGAACTGGCAACTACTTCTCTGTGTAAATACTGCAATGCCTTACTGAAGTTATGCATTATGATGAAAATCAACTTCCACAATTGCAAATGGAACATGCTATAAAGTAGatgctgtaaaaatatttttataatacaaatcCAAGCATATATTATACCATATATACAAACGATCTGTAGATGTGATTCTTGTCAAATGTATTCCTCACCCATCATCTGTTTTGTCTTAATTTGAGAGTATGTTAGTCAGGTTCTATAGGAAATTTACTGAAATTTCTCCATCTGCTTTGGAAgcattctgtgtttctgtgtagttAGAAAATACATCACATTGCTGGACATACTATACACCAGCAGCAGGTAGAGAAATTTGAAATCCTAATGTGTTACTCTAGTGTTAACTGTCACAATGAACACTAAACCCCAAATGTTCATCTACTGTTCCTCTTGCCTATGTATTCTGGGAAGAGATATTGTGCAACAAAACTATATGTTTGACATGTTAgctatttttttgacatttttgttcatttgatcATACTGgcaatgaatgtgttttaatatattttttcttccaaCAAGCAGAATCTTTGTATTTCATCTAATAATAGAGTGGTCCAAGTTTAAGTCTATGACTCTGTAATGTTTGACTGTTGATAAGTTATTGGCCTGCTCAAAGCAGCCTACTGTGCCTTTTAAGCAGACAATAAACATGAGTTTTGAAGGGACGtgagcttttttgtttgtttgtttgttttttttgttgacacTTTCTGACAATGTAAGAAACACACATACGATATTGCTGCTTGTCTCATCTTCCACAAGGATTAGTccaacacttttacaagttatttgtgatcttcattttgtatttttttttatttatgcaaaATTGTATCATACCGGAACTGAGTGTAATTAAATTGCAAGATTTATGGTTCATAGCTAtggggacagacagagagaacatCTTAACACAAAATTAAGTCATGTAGAGGAAATAGACATATTCTGAGCCCTGGTGACTAAACAGTGTAAAGTAATCGTATTTTGTTTGCAgtaacagaaagacagatgagCTAACATGACTAAATTTGTCCTCAAAAATTgtttctctcaatgagcttcatgaggtagtcacctgaaatggttttcacttaaCAGGTGTGCCtcgtcaaggttaatttgtggaatttcttgccttcttaatggggttgggaccatcagttgcgttgtgttagggttagggttatttGACCAAGaaagagagtgatggagtgctgcgtgaaatgacctggcctccacaattacctgacctaaacccaagaGTGAATGCAAAacagccaacaagtgctcagcatctctgggaattCCTTCAAGACTAGACTactggaaaaccatttcaggtgactacctcatgaagctcattgaaaGAATGCCGAGTGTGCAAAGCAGCGATCAAAGTAAAGGGGAGCTATTTTGAAgtatctaaaatgtaaaacatgttttcacttatttcacacttttttgttaactacataattccatatgtgttcattcatagttttgatgtcctCAGTGAGAATCCACAATGTTAGTAGCcgtgaaaataaagacaaaactttaaatgagaaggtgtgcccaaacttttgactggtagtgtatgttgtgtACAATGCACACACTGCAAATATCAATATCTCAAACACTAAGTTCCATCTATTACAGAATCGACGGTAAAAGCGCGGGTTTCTTAGCAGAGAGCGTAATGACGCAATACGGACGTACGGTGACGTACTCTATATCAGTGTCTCTCACTGGGTGTTTTGTTTGAGGCAGGCAAGGCTGCAGTCAACGGCAGGTAAGAAAACAAAATCGTCAAGCTTGCTGTCGTGTCACTGTATGTCCCTGGTCGTGTGTAGTTTTGCCAGTAGACAAGTAACGGATCTTATTAAAGGTTAAACTGATGCGAAGACCCTGAAACAAAACTGTACGATGAGCGCCAAGTTAATGTGCAGGTTAGCATGCTAACGTTAGCGGATGATACACGATATGGTTAGCTGCTCCCGTCAACGTAAATTTGTCTGACACCGGGCGACTGTGTTTGTTTCACACATTTCCAGGAAAACTATGTCTAAcacactgaatatttttggagttATAATGACAGCTTGCTCTGTACACTGCTGAATTTTGTCACTTAACAGGGAGCTGCTTGTTTAGCCGGCTGTCTGTGTTAGTGCCGAGTTAAGTCGTCAACGTCAACTAGCAGAACaaagaaaccaaaacaaagcaaTGTCGCTGTCAGGAGTTTGTACTCTACTGCTGTTCATCAGCAGTTCAATTGTAACGCCAGGCCTGTTTAGATACCGGTATTATGATATATGTACCAGCACAGTGTAGGGTACTCGACATCTCGTTGCTTCATGTGTAGCAGTGGCTAACAAATACCATTAGCTGTTCATAGCCAGTGTACATGGTGAAGCAGCGGCTAACGTAAATAACTACTACAGCAAGACAAGTCCTCCACCAGTTTTTGCTTTGATTGAGCAGCGTGCAGATTGCTGTAAGGATAAACCGATGCCAAAATGTTCAAAGGTCGTTAAATCATTTGGAGATGAGCTTATGTGTGTTTCAGATAGCTGTAGTTTTTGGGTCATCTTTGGAGTTTTAATAAGTAAATCATCCGGTGGTGGTTTGAAAACCCACCAGGTTGTTAACGACACTTACGTTGTTCTGCAGTCATGTTCTTTGCCACAATGGTGTTTTCAAACGGCCAATCTGTTTTCCAGTTATCATGAGAGATACAGACCTGGGCTAATGGGCTACCGGACCCAAAGACTGCCAGTAAATATGGATTGCCATtattgattcatctgtcaaTCACTTATAGTACAGACACAACAGCGGAAAAAACTATCACAGTTTAGTCTCAGGTGGACAAGATTCACAGATCACATTTGTCTGTTAGACAATATTTGGCAGCTGAAACAATTCTTTATCAAAACAGTTGCAAGtagttttttctgttcattgCAAATATGTTTGACCTCACCTCCTCTAGCCTCATAcgtattgacattttttacatttacaaatttggaTTGATGAATTAAGATATAATTTTAGTCCAAGCTAAAGAAAATTGAGAGCTTTTGGAAATTTAGCTTGTTGTTTAATACACCTTGCtgcattttttgatattttaatgatCCATTAGATATAGATGTCAGCAAGCCTGCAtctacagaaaagaaaatgtttgtttaaagcTTTTGTCAATTATAGGCCATGTTTTAATGAAGGTTAATAGTTGCAAATCAGCAGTAATCCTAAACAGTACTAATGCACTGTATGCTTTTAACTATTGTATTTAAAATAGTGAGTTGTCTGACACTATGTAACCATTATTATAAATAGTTACGTTTGGAAAGCTCAGACTTTCAGAAGTGAAACATCTGAACTAGCAGCTGGACAAAAATCCATCTGTTGAGTCAACAATTGGTCAACAAGCCTTTCATGCCATCCCTATCTACTTTCATACTACagcacagtttttgttttttaggattatattttcaaaatttaaagaaTGTCTTGAGTCATCAAACAACATCAAAATAGTGTGCACAAGCTaccacatttttcactgtatttcaaACCACTTAATGGGGACCGTATTATAGCATTAGATACAAGAATACAACTACATATGAATGAGATTGGATATATTACAGTGAAGGTTTTGAAGTCATATATAATTAGAGAGGGCTTCTTCATAGCTACCTAATACAGTTTCTTGTCAACAACTGACCTTATGGATGAGTCAAGTTCTTACCAAATGCTTGCAGTATTACAAATTTGACCTTCTATGTTTTTTTGCAGGCAGGATGTTGCGGCTTCGCTGTAAGACCAAAAATGGGAGCCACATTATGCAGGGCTTGACCCATCAGTCCTGTGTGCAGGAGCTGAAGAGTAAGGTAGAGGAGCTGACTGGTATCCCCTGTGACGTGCAGAAAATTATGGTTGGTTATCCACCCTCGAGCCTTGATCTTCGAAATGGAGACGCCCACCTCAAGGACTACCCCATCAAATCAGGTATGATGTCAGACATCCACCATGTGCAGATGACTTGGTCCAGATTCACTCCATGTATTATTTAGATAGCTATTTTAATAACATGCCCCAATGTTTCCTTAGGATGTAACCAGTGGTggaataaaatatcaaattactTTTACTCATGTATTGTACTTAAGTACAAATTAAAAGTACTTGTACTTTccttgaatattttcattttacgcAACTATATACcattactccactacatttatctggcATGATTCCttattggttaattttttaGGTTACAATTATTCATACATTTTCCATCCAGtcaaaaccatccatccatccattatctatacaccgcttaatcctcactagggtcgtggggggtgctggagcctatcccagctaactcgagcgaaggcaggggacaccctagacaggtcgccagtctgtcgcagggccacatacagagacaaacaagcactcacacatccacacctacgggcaatttagagtaatcaattaacctcagcatatttttggactgtgggaggaagccggagtacccggagaaaacccacgcatgcacagggagaacatgcaaactccatgcagaaagatcccgggaaagccgggacgcgaaccagagatcttctagctgcaaggtgaaagtgctaaccactacgccactgtgcagccccagtcaAAACCATACATCTCCAGATTGGGCTGACAACATGCTTCTACTTCTTATGGTGTATAAACTATTACAATTAttgaactgtaaaataaagttacTATTTTATTCAAGTAAAGGATTTGAAtgcttcttccaccactggATGTAATATGACTATAATGACTAAGTTTGGGGTAAATATCATGAATTACACTGTGaaaagtgatttcttgattattcaatgaaaaaaagttactgtggatttttttgtccTTCAGTACTGTTGAGACCCAAATTGAATTTACCTCACTTTCATTGCATTGGGGTATGCATCGGAATAATGGAAATATCAAAACCTTGGAAAACCTGCTTTTGTTATAATCGGATGAACTTACTCTTTACCTGCATTTGCATTTAGATTGATATTTCAAATacgtgtttaaaaaaaaaaaacaatcacccAACAAGTAGATAGCTTATAAACAAggtgatgtttttcctcttcccTTGTCAAACCCAAGTCTGACCAGGATGAACAGTGTTGTGTCATTGGTGTCTCATCCATTACAGGAGACACCCTCATTgtggaagaggaaaaaaacaagccaaagtCTCAGGATCATCCCATTGTGACTAAAGCACCACGCCTGGAAGCCTCACCTGTGCTGGCACGTCGAGTGGTCCCAGCTGACAACTCCTGCCTCTTCACTAGTGTTTATTATGTGGTGGAAGGTGGTGTGTATGACCCTGCTTGTGCCCCTGAAATGCGAGGCCTTATTGCCCAGATAGTGTCGAGTGACCCAGCAGCTTACTCTGAAGCAGTGCTGGGAAAAACCAATGAGGACTACTGCTCCTGGATAAGGCGCGATGATACCTGGGGGGGAGCCATTGAGGTGTCCATCCTGTCCAAGTTTTACCAATGCGAGATCTGTGTGGTGGACACTCAGACAGTCAGAGTAGATAGATTTGGGGAGGATGCCGGCTACCACAAACGTGTGCTGCTGATCTATGATGGCATCCACTATGACCCGCTGCAGAGAGAGATCCCCGGCTCTGATGCCCCGCCCCAGACTATCTTCTCTACCACAGACGACGTAATCCTGGCCCAGGCCCTCGAGCTGGCAGACGAGGCTCGCCGCAAGCGGCAGTTCACAGACGTTAACCGCTTTGCATTGCGCTGCATGGTGTGCCAGACAGGCCTGGTGGGACAAAAGGAAGCTCGTGAACACGCCAAGGAGACAGGCCACACCAATTTTGGTGAAGTGTGAAAGTGGTcgtgtgttttctctctctcacaaatACAACCACCACCAACCCCGTGCCCCTCGTCTGGCAACTCTGTTGGTCCGTCTGCTTGTGTGATCCTCTACCTCACATTATTATCCAGTGACATCTTTGGAGAATCTGCAGACACTGTGTTCAGCCTCTAACCTGTTCAGTATTACTTTTGAACTGCTGTCAGTTCTTAAAGTCCGAAACACTACTGCAGTGCTCTGATGGCATTAAACCATCATGTACGTCTATTTAGGGATGGtttcaaatatgttttactgGGTCAAGTAAAATATGCAAGCAATTCTTAggatttgttttgatttctcATCAGCTGGGTTGCACTGACATCAACCAAATGGTGACTGATGTGTTGTCTATtagaaagtgcatttttttgccATGATTGAACCCGTGTCTGATTGAAGTTGTGTGTGATAAAACACTACTATATGGCTCTAAATGGAGTTTAAAACAACCGCTAAGAATTATTTGCACTGTGATGTGATCCCATTCACTGTTGTCTTAAATGCAGCACACCAAGTTTGACTGTTATTCATCCTGTTGGTTATgtagcatgtttttttatttctcttgtgAACAGATTTCAGAGATTCTTCCAATGTTTCGGTAATTTGGTTAATCTATATAGATTTGTGCAAGTTGTGACCTCTCCAGGTTGGGCAGTTGGGCCAGAAGATCATGTAATGATGTTTTCAGGTAGAATCTCAATTCATAATCTGAATCACAATTCTCCCAGCTGATTTTGTAGAACTTATGCGATAACATCATCAGCTTTGCAAATGATCTTAATTTGGCATATGAGCTGGTTTTCACAAGAGTTGTAGAGGTCATGTCATCAAGGATGCCATGTGTAAGTATTTTATTTAGAAAGTTAAGTCTCTGCTAACCACCCTGCCCATTCCTTGCTGCCTTGTGTTCCCCGACCTGCAGGTTGCTAGATCACTGTCATGTTCAGCTGCCTCTCCACTGAGTCTTGTCCTGCAGACAGACTCTACCTCCTTTGTTTTGCAACTGGTGACCGTTGTCAGCTGTTTGATCATGGGTAAATTTTGTGGCGTCCTTGTTCTGCTCTGCAGCCTCGGTGAGCTTGGCGTAGTGGCATATGAACCAGttctccacctgctgctgatTCTGGTTGGAGTGGCCCTCCAGTTTGCAGGAGTACAATGACTACTGTCAGTCCAAGATGGTGCAGGAGCAGCCCATCTGCAGAATAACAAACTTATTGGAGAGGCACCTGAATGATTTCAAGCACCACCACTACAGTGACCTGGCCAACATGAAGTTGGGAAACACGAGGTGGGACAGGCTGAGGCTAGCTGGTTAGCAGTGacagactttaaaaataaaatacttaaatgtAGCACCATTAATGTCGTGATTTGTACGATTCCtctgaaaaactgaacattGCCTAATTAAAATCATCCATGATATAAGATCATCAGATTGCCCACCCCTAAGCATCTCTCAATTAATTTAGCTGTGGCCATTAAGATTGACATTATGCATCTTGAAATACAATATCATATATTCAAATTGTGGTCCAAAATTAGCCTAATGATGTATGTGGACTttactacttttattttttgatgttgCAACATCATTTATAGtgagtttgttttaaatttgacaaaaaaaatttaaagtaatGGTGCTGTAAACAACACATTAAAATCTGTAGctgcattgttttttgtcatggGTACGACAGGTTTTCAGGTGTGTAATTTTTAAGTCTAGCTCGCAACTTTCAAATGTTCCATGATGTAAGAACtcatctttttaaaatcctttttccGTTTAAATCGCTGCACATTTTGAAAATCCTTTCAAGTGTGATACTGTTTGTCTGGGTGTAACAATTCAAGGCGACTGGCATAGTGTACTGACTAGAAATCTGCAATGAATGTGAGGCGCATGGTGTGAGATCCGGTCTGCCCACTTAATGCATTTACTGTTCAGGTACAGTCCAGATACAGATCATGTCCTTTGCTAATCAACATTAACCATTTACCGTGTCCCCTCAGATTTTTAGCTGTAAGTTCTGTGTTGAATTCTAAGTAAAGACACATTTTGGTTTAGTATGCAGTGCATGTTGTCCAAAAGCTGTTTTGCACAAATGGAGCATGTTCTCACATTTTAAGGTAAATTCAGGCATCATCTCTTTGCTAATTCCTTTGATGCATACTGCCTACAAGGATGAAGCATGCACTTATCTATGTCAAATATCAGGTCAAATAATGCTTAATTGGAGAGGTTGGTGGATAATATGGAttagttgtttttaaatcaaagaCCTTTTTGTTGCCTAGCATTGTGCAGGAGCAGTAATTCTTTTTCGTCTTTAATGGCAATATTTGTCCTGAGTTGTTGCCAATAACAATAAGCTTGACACTGGAAGAATTGAGTGGAGCTTCTTTCAGAATTTCAGAATTTCCCTCCAAGTGGTGGGACTGAATGACAGgcaaagcaaaaatgtcaaattttcttttttaattttttttttaatgtgaattgctgattttttttcctcatctgtTACCGTAGGTCGTTTATATGATTTTAACAGTGCTCATGGATTAATCCGCTTGCATAAAGGTGAAACTATGAAATggctttgttgtattttgtatttactAAGTTCTCATGACTAACAATAACAATGAATGTTGCATACAAAGCACtacagaaaaactggatttacttgatttttttcagtgttatcACAAATAAAAGTTATAGCCAACAGTGCTGtgtgagtcattttgtatttcctaATTTTCAGTTTAcctcatgttttctgtttcactcCTGCAATGATTGGTATTTTTTTGATCCTGTTGTTAATCATTAAAGAGCCAAATGGTTATTTGTGTTGAAATCAGATCTTTAACAGAAGACTGCCAGACATGTTACCTAGATGCTACAGGATGACTAAGCAAGTGGTGCTTCTACAGGCGGTGCTGTCTGCTAGATGTGAAGGTTACCTAACTAGACTTACCTACCTTGACACAACCCATGGTGCAGAACCCACTGCAGAAGAATTGCTTTACAGTCTGCAAGAGAATTGGTTTGCTCAAGGTTTACAGTTGGTCTTTATTGCCAGACTAGTTGTTAGGTGA encodes the following:
- the yod1 gene encoding ubiquitin thioesterase OTU1, producing the protein MLRLRCKTKNGSHIMQGLTHQSCVQELKSKVEELTGIPCDVQKIMVGYPPSSLDLRNGDAHLKDYPIKSGDTLIVEEEKNKPKSQDHPIVTKAPRLEASPVLARRVVPADNSCLFTSVYYVVEGGVYDPACAPEMRGLIAQIVSSDPAAYSEAVLGKTNEDYCSWIRRDDTWGGAIEVSILSKFYQCEICVVDTQTVRVDRFGEDAGYHKRVLLIYDGIHYDPLQREIPGSDAPPQTIFSTTDDVILAQALELADEARRKRQFTDVNRFALRCMVCQTGLVGQKEAREHAKETGHTNFGEV